Proteins from one candidate division KSB1 bacterium genomic window:
- a CDS encoding PAS domain S-box protein, whose product MQTVLLLLSLVGAMIAVQGVYLLTHSVQRGVGTMALGAVTGASLFGIWLFANSVPVLHLSNTFSFPLLSLIVYANLLAFLLVVYVCDGTAHTRRLLLVLLAVCLLAIVFQELAALAHRIDAIRNRFPLSELFFNRNWRAMLAAVMVLVLSFLMVISGFQLLTNYFPQLPRGVRVGLVLTVVLLSDGLLYTTLAFAGQPFYGDAMRNQVVSKFFAAVVLTPGAAWYIGRSLRLQAGQQAEFRPVFDVVGGVAEMDREMETILATMVDGLILFSAEGRITRANPAAVRLFGRPLTGLRLDDPLLRMVYPDGSRIPYGDSPMLQMLRTHRAFENVELGIRQADGSLRILSINASPLLDSRQRMRGGLATFRDVTQRKQIDESLAASQEFLRSLIEEAPIGIIVFDHEGVAEHVNKSFLRTMGLESANDLIGRLNVFTEQVYVNTNLIRHFVQAYKGKVVEIPPLAVDVQRRVAVDLAQVSATGEAEGQAQLRVISHLLFPVRDRRNKVRSVVALVTDLTERTRAEKGRQEIEARFQDMVARISDYLFSARVELGSLKYEFCTPVIERVTGYSADFFLNDNWFWFKIIVVDDQQRVQDELLSLFTQREEEGVVEYRIRTRRGETRWLQSRFTILRNDKGKVERVIGAVSDISRQKEAEEALRRAVGKFRSLVETMHELVLTIDAQGKITFANRTFYRILQYSERSVLGRKIFDYLSPEQVEAYRETFASLMRAERSLRNYELRFRQSNGEYLLLMMNADPLYEESGSVNGVLMVAFDITERRQAVETIQKRNAELMFMTRLGEQFKTTVGQRELFQLVHEFLPAAMGIQHTDIALWHDRLQMLVSENGAADGPATAQPTHPVSQRCFETGQPVIINDCSSSELIDPQWRQATGVQATAAVPILEAGRTIGVLRVDDTQNKNRFNEESIRYLRVVAQQLSAAIQNTRLYQKLRSSEENYRSLFENAAVGIYRATIDGHLLAANPALVRMLGYQTAADLLALNMPEHLFCRREDFETLMALLWQGRSVSAFETTFKRRDGSRLDVRINVRQVSDAQQAVEQVEGDITDITEEKALREKLLQAQKLEGLGRLAGGLAHDFNNYLNAIINNLTLAREHLEAADGPAARYLRDAELAADQGADLVHKLLAFSRSYHGNELEPPVTGAEATVVDLNDCIREVIGLLQPSLAPGVQLEFEPAAEPVTVLAEALQLRQVIMNLGVNAHDALLQDGEVPAGRGRITIRTARVEIDEAYCQKNPLARAGTFVRLTIADTGAGIAEKVQQRMFEPFFTTKPPGKGTGLGLAVVYGLVQRLGGWITYRTKLGEGTTFEVYLPWTPPAV is encoded by the coding sequence ATGCAGACAGTTCTGTTGCTGCTGAGTTTGGTGGGTGCAATGATCGCGGTGCAGGGGGTTTACCTGCTCACGCATTCTGTGCAACGCGGGGTGGGCACGATGGCCCTGGGTGCGGTGACGGGCGCGAGCCTGTTTGGCATATGGTTGTTTGCCAACAGTGTGCCGGTGTTGCACCTTTCCAACACCTTCAGCTTCCCCCTGCTGTCCCTGATCGTGTATGCCAACCTGCTGGCTTTCCTGCTGGTGGTGTATGTCTGTGATGGCACGGCCCACACCCGGCGGCTGTTGCTGGTCCTGCTGGCGGTTTGTCTGCTGGCCATCGTGTTTCAGGAGCTGGCGGCGCTGGCGCACCGCATCGATGCGATTCGCAACCGCTTTCCGCTTTCCGAGCTGTTTTTCAATCGCAACTGGCGCGCCATGCTGGCGGCGGTGATGGTGCTGGTGCTCTCTTTCCTGATGGTCATCTCCGGCTTTCAATTGCTGACCAATTACTTCCCGCAATTGCCGCGCGGCGTGCGCGTCGGGCTGGTGTTGACGGTGGTGTTGTTGAGCGACGGCTTGCTGTATACCACCCTGGCCTTTGCCGGCCAGCCCTTCTACGGCGATGCCATGCGCAACCAGGTGGTGTCGAAGTTTTTTGCCGCGGTGGTGCTCACCCCCGGCGCGGCGTGGTATATCGGCCGCAGCCTGCGCTTGCAGGCCGGGCAGCAGGCGGAGTTTCGCCCGGTGTTCGACGTGGTGGGAGGGGTCGCCGAGATGGATCGTGAAATGGAGACGATCCTGGCGACCATGGTCGATGGCTTGATCCTGTTTTCCGCGGAGGGCCGGATCACGCGCGCCAACCCCGCGGCGGTCCGGCTGTTCGGCCGGCCGCTCACCGGCCTGCGCCTGGATGATCCCCTGTTGCGCATGGTATACCCGGATGGCAGCCGCATCCCCTACGGCGATTCTCCCATGCTGCAGATGCTGCGCACCCACCGCGCCTTCGAGAACGTCGAGCTCGGTATTCGCCAGGCGGATGGCAGTTTGCGCATCCTCTCGATCAATGCCTCGCCGCTGCTGGATTCCCGCCAGCGCATGCGCGGCGGCCTGGCCACCTTTCGCGATGTCACCCAGCGCAAGCAAATCGATGAATCGCTCGCCGCTTCCCAGGAGTTTCTGCGCAGCCTGATCGAAGAAGCCCCGATCGGCATCATCGTTTTCGACCATGAGGGGGTGGCCGAGCATGTCAACAAGTCCTTTCTGCGCACCATGGGGCTGGAATCGGCCAATGATCTCATCGGCCGGCTGAATGTGTTCACCGAACAGGTTTACGTCAACACCAATCTCATCCGGCATTTTGTGCAGGCCTACAAAGGCAAGGTGGTGGAGATTCCGCCGCTCGCCGTGGATGTGCAGCGCCGTGTGGCTGTCGACCTGGCGCAGGTTTCCGCCACCGGGGAGGCCGAGGGCCAGGCACAGCTCAGGGTCATTTCGCATCTGCTGTTTCCCGTGCGGGATCGCCGCAACAAAGTCCGCAGTGTGGTGGCGCTGGTGACCGACCTGACCGAGCGCACACGCGCGGAAAAGGGACGGCAGGAGATCGAGGCGCGTTTTCAAGACATGGTGGCGCGCATCTCGGATTATTTGTTCAGTGCGCGCGTCGAACTCGGCAGCTTGAAGTACGAATTCTGCACGCCGGTGATCGAACGCGTCACCGGCTATTCCGCCGATTTCTTCCTGAACGACAATTGGTTCTGGTTCAAGATCATCGTGGTCGATGACCAGCAGCGCGTGCAGGACGAGCTGCTCAGCCTCTTCACCCAGCGCGAGGAGGAAGGGGTGGTGGAATATCGCATTCGCACGCGCCGTGGCGAAACCCGCTGGCTGCAGTCGCGCTTCACGATTTTGCGCAACGACAAGGGCAAGGTCGAGCGGGTGATCGGCGCGGTGTCGGATATCAGCCGGCAAAAGGAAGCCGAGGAGGCGCTGCGCCGCGCGGTCGGCAAGTTTCGTTCGCTGGTGGAAACCATGCACGAGCTGGTGCTGACCATCGATGCCCAGGGCAAGATCACCTTCGCCAACCGCACCTTCTACCGCATCCTGCAGTACAGCGAACGTTCGGTGCTGGGCCGCAAAATTTTTGATTATCTTTCCCCGGAGCAAGTGGAGGCTTACCGCGAGACGTTCGCGAGCCTGATGCGCGCCGAACGCTCGCTGCGCAACTACGAGCTGCGTTTCCGCCAGTCCAATGGCGAATATTTGCTGTTGATGATGAATGCCGATCCGCTTTATGAAGAATCCGGCAGCGTCAACGGCGTCCTGATGGTGGCGTTCGACATCACCGAGCGCCGGCAGGCGGTGGAGACCATCCAGAAACGCAATGCCGAACTGATGTTCATGACCCGGCTCGGCGAACAATTCAAAACCACGGTGGGCCAGCGCGAGCTGTTTCAGCTTGTGCACGAATTTCTGCCGGCGGCGATGGGCATACAGCACACTGACATCGCGCTCTGGCATGACCGGCTGCAAATGCTGGTCAGTGAGAATGGCGCCGCCGACGGCCCCGCCACCGCCCAACCCACCCATCCGGTGTCGCAACGCTGCTTTGAAACCGGCCAGCCCGTCATCATCAACGATTGCAGCAGCAGCGAGCTGATCGATCCGCAATGGCGGCAGGCCACCGGTGTGCAAGCCACCGCAGCCGTGCCAATTCTCGAAGCCGGCCGCACCATCGGCGTGCTGCGCGTCGATGACACGCAAAACAAGAACCGCTTCAACGAGGAAAGCATCCGCTACCTGCGGGTGGTGGCGCAGCAATTGTCGGCCGCCATTCAAAACACCCGGCTTTATCAGAAGCTGCGCAGCTCCGAGGAAAACTACCGTTCGCTGTTCGAAAATGCCGCGGTTGGCATTTATCGCGCCACCATCGATGGCCATCTGCTCGCCGCCAATCCCGCGCTGGTCAGGATGCTGGGCTACCAGACGGCCGCGGACCTGCTGGCGCTCAACATGCCGGAACATTTGTTCTGCCGCCGCGAGGATTTCGAAACGCTGATGGCCCTGCTGTGGCAAGGCAGGTCTGTTTCCGCTTTCGAGACGACCTTCAAACGGCGCGACGGCAGCCGCCTCGACGTGCGCATCAATGTCCGCCAGGTGAGTGATGCCCAGCAGGCCGTCGAACAGGTCGAGGGCGACATCACCGACATCACCGAGGAGAAGGCGCTGCGTGAAAAGCTGCTGCAGGCGCAAAAGCTGGAGGGGCTGGGCCGCCTGGCCGGCGGGCTGGCGCATGATTTCAACAATTATCTCAACGCCATCATCAACAACCTCACCCTCGCGCGCGAGCATCTCGAGGCAGCGGATGGTCCGGCCGCCAGATATCTGCGCGATGCCGAGCTAGCCGCCGACCAGGGTGCGGATCTCGTTCACAAACTGCTGGCCTTCAGCCGCAGTTATCACGGCAACGAGCTGGAGCCGCCCGTCACGGGTGCAGAAGCGACGGTGGTCGATTTGAATGACTGCATCCGCGAAGTCATCGGCCTGTTGCAGCCCTCGCTCGCGCCCGGTGTGCAACTCGAGTTCGAACCGGCCGCGGAACCGGTGACGGTGCTGGCCGAAGCCCTGCAACTCCGCCAGGTGATCATGAATCTCGGCGTCAATGCCCACGACGCGCTGCTGCAGGACGGCGAGGTGCCGGCGGGCCGTGGCCGCATCACGATTCGCACCGCACGCGTTGAAATCGACGAAGCTTATTGCCAGAAGAATCCGCTGGCGCGTGCCGGCACCTTTGTGCGGCTCACGATCGCGGATACCGGCGCCGGCATTGCTGAAAAAGTCCAGCAGCGTATGTTCGAGCCTTTCTTCACCACCAAACCACCGGGCAAGGGCACGGGCCTGGGGTTGGCGGTGGTTTATGGTCTGGTGCAGCGGTTGGGGGGATGGATCACCTACCGCACCAAACTCGGCGAAGGCACAACCTTTGAAGTTTATTTGCCGTGGACCCCGCCCGCGGTCTGA
- a CDS encoding protein-disulfide reductase DsbD family protein, whose protein sequence is MSRRINGLIRWLCMLPVFTLGAQVVRTAHAEAELISEAAWLTPGQPFWVGLRLKLEKGWHTYWLNPGDAGLPVTIKWDLPAGFSVSAIQWPYPERIADPPLVSYGYHGETLLLVQVHPPATLSGSTVELQARANWLVCREHCLPEAARLRLRLPVRESRPAAATQWAPLFARTRTQLPLTASAWRVEAFLRDTTTLVLVLAPPPNFRAKLQTLIFCPAEEMLIDNAVAPRFTAADGRYQLEFQLAPLRPEPPTRIAGVLISDRGWHGNNTEKALWVEVPIQGRSASP, encoded by the coding sequence ATGAGCAGACGAATCAACGGACTGATCAGGTGGTTGTGCATGCTGCCCGTTTTCACACTCGGCGCGCAAGTGGTGCGCACCGCGCATGCCGAAGCGGAGTTGATTTCAGAGGCCGCCTGGCTGACGCCCGGCCAGCCATTCTGGGTGGGATTGCGGTTGAAATTGGAAAAGGGGTGGCACACTTACTGGCTCAATCCCGGGGATGCAGGCCTGCCCGTCACCATCAAATGGGACTTGCCGGCGGGTTTCAGCGTGAGTGCAATACAGTGGCCCTACCCCGAGCGCATCGCGGATCCGCCGCTGGTTTCCTATGGCTATCATGGGGAGACGCTGCTGCTGGTGCAAGTACACCCGCCGGCGACGCTGTCCGGCAGCACGGTTGAGCTACAGGCGCGGGCAAACTGGCTGGTCTGCCGGGAACACTGCCTGCCGGAAGCGGCGCGCTTGCGCCTGCGCCTGCCGGTGAGGGAAAGCCGGCCGGCCGCCGCCACCCAATGGGCACCGCTCTTCGCGCGGACCCGCACCCAATTGCCGCTCACGGCCTCGGCCTGGCGGGTGGAAGCATTTCTGCGTGACACCACCACCCTGGTGCTGGTGCTTGCCCCACCGCCGAATTTCAGGGCAAAATTACAAACGCTGATTTTTTGTCCGGCCGAGGAAATGCTCATCGACAACGCCGTGGCCCCGCGTTTCACCGCGGCAGACGGCCGCTATCAACTCGAATTTCAGCTCGCCCCACTGCGGCCGGAGCCTCCGACCCGCATCGCCGGGGTGTTGATTTCGGACAGGGGCTGGCATGGAAACAACACGGAAAAGGCACTGTGGGTGGAGGTGCCGATTCAGGGAAGATCTGCCTCGCCATAA
- a CDS encoding thioredoxin family protein translates to MKMYVPFLLAMLAPALPVAFAGDIAIDKPAPNFTLKDVEGKSHSLADFKGKFVVLEWINFDCPFVGKHYRSGNMQKLQQTYLQKGVVWLSICSSAPGKQGHFTAEGIKKRLAEAKATPTAYLIDEDGTTGKLYGAKTTPHMFIIDPKGTLIYAGGIDDIRSTDMADVAKAKNYVAAALDEALAGKPVTQKVTTPYGCSVKY, encoded by the coding sequence ATGAAAATGTATGTTCCCTTCCTGCTGGCAATGCTGGCCCCGGCTCTGCCGGTGGCGTTTGCAGGCGACATTGCAATCGACAAGCCGGCGCCCAATTTCACGTTGAAAGATGTCGAAGGCAAATCGCATTCACTGGCGGATTTCAAGGGCAAGTTCGTGGTGTTGGAGTGGATCAATTTCGACTGCCCGTTTGTTGGCAAGCATTATCGCAGCGGAAACATGCAGAAGTTGCAGCAGACCTACCTGCAGAAGGGCGTGGTGTGGTTGTCGATTTGTTCTTCGGCGCCGGGCAAGCAGGGCCATTTCACCGCCGAGGGGATCAAGAAGCGACTGGCCGAGGCCAAGGCGACTCCGACGGCCTATTTGATCGATGAGGACGGCACCACCGGCAAGCTTTACGGCGCGAAGACCACGCCGCACATGTTCATCATCGATCCCAAGGGCACGCTGATCTATGCCGGCGGCATCGATGACATCCGCTCCACGGACATGGCGGATGTTGCGAAAGCCAAAAACTATGTCGCCGCGGCACTGGATGAAGCCCTGGCCGGCAAGCCGGTGACCCAAAAAGTCACCACCCCCTATGGCTGCTCGGTGAAGTATTGA
- a CDS encoding zf-HC2 domain-containing protein, with protein sequence MQTSEAQTLHVEDATLWAWQRAELEGAPALAVQEHLTACPRCRERATQLQQWLAAMQAGHQSIHPTLAQQRQLIRALTQPAVPPSIWIPVSERLVRWLAPAVAVLAVLFLLMRGETSATSGMNLTEDVIEAPETVLFTATSDEQMQQAMLALMLRANEPQP encoded by the coding sequence ATGCAAACAAGTGAAGCCCAAACTCTCCATGTCGAGGATGCCACCCTGTGGGCCTGGCAGCGCGCAGAGTTGGAAGGTGCGCCCGCGCTTGCCGTGCAGGAGCATCTCACCGCCTGCCCTCGGTGCCGGGAGCGTGCCACACAACTGCAGCAATGGCTCGCGGCCATGCAGGCCGGCCATCAAAGCATCCACCCGACCCTGGCGCAGCAGAGGCAGCTCATCCGCGCCCTGACCCAGCCGGCAGTGCCGCCGAGCATCTGGATTCCTGTCAGTGAACGCCTGGTGCGTTGGTTGGCGCCGGCGGTGGCGGTGCTGGCGGTGCTGTTCCTGCTGATGCGCGGTGAAACCTCCGCCACTTCCGGCATGAACTTGACGGAGGACGTGATCGAAGCGCCCGAAACCGTACTGTTTACCGCCACCAGCGACGAACAAATGCAGCAGGCAATGCTGGCATTGATGTTGCGCGCGAATGAGCCGCAACCATAA
- a CDS encoding RNA polymerase sigma factor, whose protein sequence is MQRANPSPDAHPGRETAALSETELLAGCRAGRPDALAELVKRYQPAVLRICVSLLGSREVDDVVQDIFIKILRRCDRFAGRAALFTWIYEITLNHCRDELRRRKRKRWFSLQALPAAVTDKLTEDEPPLSEQIEAEELQRHLHHEIQQLKPKHRELVVLRDLEGLTYEEIAGISGIDVKLVKSRLYEARQILSRKMKAYAEEASHANK, encoded by the coding sequence ATGCAACGGGCAAACCCGTCTCCCGATGCGCACCCCGGCAGGGAGACCGCGGCACTTTCTGAAACCGAGTTGCTCGCCGGCTGCCGCGCTGGCCGGCCGGATGCATTGGCGGAGTTGGTCAAGCGGTATCAGCCCGCGGTCTTGCGCATTTGTGTGTCCCTGCTGGGCAGCCGTGAAGTCGATGATGTCGTCCAGGATATTTTCATCAAAATTCTGCGACGCTGCGACCGCTTTGCGGGGCGGGCGGCCCTGTTCACCTGGATTTATGAAATCACACTCAATCACTGCCGCGATGAGCTGCGCCGGCGCAAACGCAAGCGCTGGTTTTCGCTGCAGGCCCTGCCCGCCGCCGTGACGGACAAGCTGACCGAGGATGAGCCGCCCCTTTCCGAACAAATCGAAGCGGAGGAGTTGCAACGGCACCTGCATCACGAGATTCAACAGCTCAAACCCAAACATCGCGAGCTGGTGGTGCTGCGCGATCTCGAAGGCCTGACGTATGAGGAAATCGCCGGCATCAGCGGGATCGATGTCAAATTGGTGAAATCGCGGCTCTATGAAGCACGCCAAATTCTGAGCCGGAAAATGAAAGCCTATGCCGAGGAGGCTTCCCATGCAAACAAGTGA
- a CDS encoding Spy/CpxP family protein refolding chaperone: protein MKRFPHFLTGALAVMVLGAGLLQAQPRMAMRGGPERVQERKSLVEELGLSSEQQEKIRQIRLAAHKQNIEQRAKLQLARLELHELMQADSPDQKQIDAKIAELGKLREAAMRSHVATFLEVQKVLTPEQRKKAKELRPLGLGPGFFGPGFGRRHDGPGMGRGLGGPHGRPGMWRFEDFEDEDFNDLED, encoded by the coding sequence ATGAAACGTTTTCCCCACTTTTTAACCGGCGCTCTGGCGGTGATGGTGCTGGGTGCCGGCTTGCTGCAGGCACAGCCGCGGATGGCCATGCGCGGCGGGCCCGAACGCGTGCAGGAACGCAAAAGCCTCGTCGAGGAGCTGGGCCTGAGCAGCGAGCAGCAGGAAAAAATCCGGCAGATCCGGCTGGCGGCGCACAAGCAGAACATCGAACAGCGCGCCAAGCTGCAACTGGCCCGTCTCGAGCTGCACGAGCTGATGCAGGCCGATTCCCCCGATCAAAAGCAAATCGATGCCAAGATTGCCGAGCTGGGCAAACTGCGTGAAGCGGCGATGCGCAGTCATGTTGCCACTTTTCTGGAGGTGCAAAAAGTTCTGACGCCGGAGCAGCGCAAGAAGGCGAAAGAATTGCGGCCTCTGGGTCTTGGCCCCGGCTTTTTCGGCCCCGGCTTCGGCCGCCGGCATGACGGCCCGGGCATGGGCAGGGGGCTGGGGGGGCCGCACGGCCGCCCTGGCATGTGGCGGTTCGAGGATTTCGAGGACGAAGATTTCAATGACCTCGAAGACTGA
- the trpA gene encoding tryptophan synthase subunit alpha yields the protein MLKLQEYFAHGPARSRKLLSLFLTAGFPTAAATVPLLQLLDDSGADLIELGMPFSDPLADGPTIQRSSQIALHHGMTLRRVLQLTAEVTPRLRSPLLLMGYYNPIFKFGPEQFVRAAAQAGVQGLIIPDLPPEESRPLQAAAQAAGLSLIYLVSPNTSPARLQLVDELTTSFVYAVSVTGVTGARRTVAASTIEFLQRLRRQLRHPVLVGFGVANAADARLLASYCDGVIVGSALLEEIEKQGVQPAGRQKIAAFVHALRAGLDHA from the coding sequence ATGCTGAAATTGCAGGAATATTTCGCCCATGGCCCGGCACGCAGCCGCAAGCTGCTCTCGCTGTTTCTGACTGCGGGGTTTCCCACCGCCGCGGCCACGGTACCGCTGCTGCAATTACTGGATGACAGCGGCGCGGATTTGATCGAACTCGGCATGCCTTTTTCCGATCCACTGGCTGACGGGCCGACGATTCAGCGCAGCTCGCAGATCGCGCTGCACCACGGCATGACACTGCGGAGGGTTCTGCAGCTCACCGCCGAAGTCACGCCGCGGCTGCGGTCGCCGCTGCTGCTGATGGGCTACTACAATCCCATTTTCAAATTCGGGCCGGAGCAATTCGTGCGTGCGGCTGCGCAGGCGGGCGTGCAGGGTTTGATTATTCCGGATCTGCCGCCGGAGGAAAGTCGGCCGCTGCAGGCGGCGGCGCAGGCGGCGGGTCTCAGTCTGATTTATCTGGTTTCACCCAACACCTCTCCGGCGCGGTTGCAATTGGTTGACGAGTTGACCACCAGCTTCGTTTATGCCGTGTCGGTCACCGGCGTCACGGGTGCGCGCCGCACCGTGGCCGCTTCAACGATTGAATTTCTGCAGCGCCTGCGGCGGCAATTGCGCCATCCGGTGCTGGTCGGGTTCGGCGTTGCCAACGCGGCGGATGCGCGGCTGCTGGCCTCTTATTGCGACGGTGTGATCGTCGGCAGTGCCCTGCTCGAGGAAATCGAGAAGCAGGGCGTGCAACCCGCCGGCCGGCAGAAAATCGCCGCGTTCGTGCACGCCCTGCGTGCCGGCCTCGACCACGCCTGA
- the trpB gene encoding tryptophan synthase subunit beta, whose translation MNFTNHPDARGKFNVPGSDRSYGGRFVPEILMPALAELEQAYEQAKADAAFQQELAAALQEYAGRPTPLTFAPRLSAQTGAQVYLKREDLTHTGAHKINNALGQILLARRMGKRRIIAETGAGQHGVATATVCARYGLACRIYMGEIDMQRQRLNVFRMRLLGAEVVPVTGGSRTLKDAINETIRDWVTNVVDTFYLIGSVVGPHPYPRMVRDFQSIIGRETRWQMLAHCGRLPAVIIACVGGGSNAIGMFHPFLEETAVRLVGVEAAGEGVNSARHAATLSRGSVGVLHGAMSYLLQDEDGQVQEAHSISAGLDYPGVGPEHAFLRDVGRVEYVAATDAEALAAFTNLAQLEGIVPALESAHALAYLPRLRGRLEQNAAVVVCLSGRGDKDVETVQAALTAARAPHP comes from the coding sequence ATGAATTTTACCAACCACCCTGATGCCCGGGGCAAATTCAATGTGCCCGGCTCGGACCGCAGTTACGGCGGCCGCTTTGTGCCCGAAATCCTGATGCCGGCGCTCGCCGAGCTGGAGCAGGCTTATGAGCAGGCGAAAGCAGATGCGGCCTTCCAGCAGGAACTGGCAGCCGCGCTGCAGGAATACGCCGGCCGGCCCACGCCCTTGACTTTTGCACCCCGGCTTTCCGCGCAAACCGGCGCACAAGTTTATCTCAAACGTGAAGATTTGACCCACACCGGCGCGCACAAGATCAACAATGCCCTCGGCCAGATCCTGCTGGCGCGGCGCATGGGCAAACGCCGCATCATCGCCGAGACCGGCGCCGGCCAGCATGGCGTGGCCACCGCCACCGTCTGCGCCCGCTACGGTCTCGCTTGCCGCATCTACATGGGTGAAATCGATATGCAGCGCCAGCGGCTGAACGTGTTTCGCATGCGGCTGCTGGGCGCCGAAGTCGTGCCGGTGACGGGCGGCAGCCGCACCCTCAAGGACGCCATCAATGAAACCATTCGCGATTGGGTCACCAATGTTGTGGACACGTTCTATTTGATCGGCTCGGTGGTCGGGCCGCATCCCTATCCCAGGATGGTGCGCGATTTCCAGAGCATCATCGGGCGCGAGACACGCTGGCAGATGCTCGCCCACTGCGGCCGTCTGCCGGCGGTGATCATCGCCTGTGTCGGCGGGGGCAGCAATGCCATCGGCATGTTTCATCCATTTTTGGAAGAGACAGCGGTGCGCCTGGTTGGCGTCGAAGCGGCGGGCGAGGGAGTGAACTCGGCACGGCATGCCGCCACCCTGAGCCGGGGCAGCGTGGGCGTGTTGCACGGTGCGATGAGTTATTTGCTGCAGGATGAGGACGGCCAGGTGCAGGAGGCGCACTCCATCTCCGCCGGCCTGGATTATCCCGGCGTGGGCCCGGAGCATGCCTTTCTGCGGGATGTCGGCCGCGTGGAATATGTTGCCGCCACTGATGCCGAGGCCCTGGCTGCCTTCACCAACCTGGCGCAACTCGAGGGCATTGTGCCGGCACTGGAAAGCGCGCATGCGCTCGCTTATTTACCGCGCTTGCGCGGCCGCCTCGAACAAAATGCGGCCGTCGTTGTATGCTTGTCCGGCCGCGGCGACAAGGACGTGGAAACCGTGCAGGCGGCGCTCACCGCAGCCCGGGCACCACACCCGTGA
- a CDS encoding phosphoribosylanthranilate isomerase yields MIPVKICGLTRPEDALLAAELGAAALGFIFHPHSPRWVARETVAAICRLLPPAVARVGVFVNPDLPTVVECATAAGLTHVQLHGRESIAFCRQVPLPVIKAIRTRGELEDCAGFRPAAFLIDSQTATQFGGTGRLADWTLCEQARTHAPVILAGGISAGNLAGALAVARPDALDLSSSVESSPGRKDHHKLREFFAAVHALAAAQQPWRNIFSREA; encoded by the coding sequence ATGATACCGGTCAAGATTTGCGGCCTCACCCGGCCGGAAGATGCCCTGCTGGCCGCAGAATTGGGTGCTGCCGCGCTGGGCTTCATTTTTCACCCGCACAGTCCACGCTGGGTTGCGCGGGAGACCGTTGCGGCAATTTGCCGGCTGCTGCCGCCGGCGGTGGCGCGCGTCGGCGTGTTCGTCAATCCTGATCTGCCAACGGTGGTGGAATGCGCCACGGCTGCGGGTTTGACCCACGTGCAGCTTCACGGCCGGGAGAGTATCGCGTTTTGCCGGCAAGTGCCGCTGCCGGTGATCAAAGCCATTCGCACTCGCGGTGAGCTGGAGGACTGCGCGGGTTTTCGGCCGGCGGCCTTTTTGATCGACAGCCAAACCGCCACACAATTCGGCGGCACCGGCCGGCTGGCGGATTGGACGCTGTGCGAACAGGCGCGCACACACGCGCCGGTGATTCTGGCAGGCGGCATCTCCGCCGGCAATCTCGCCGGCGCGCTGGCCGTTGCCCGGCCCGATGCTCTCGATCTTTCCAGCTCGGTGGAGAGCAGTCCCGGCCGCAAGGATCATCACAAGCTGCGCGAGTTTTTCGCGGCGGTGCATGCGCTTGCGGCGGCGCAGCAGCCGTGGCGCAATATCTTTTCCCGGGAGGCTTGA
- the trpC gene encoding indole-3-glycerol phosphate synthase TrpC has protein sequence MPEQSFLSRIVAHKQAEIRAAQQRTPLAALETIARAQAAPRDFRRALASGPNVAVIAELKKASPSAGVLRADFDVTQLARSYAAHGAAALSVLTDATYFQGHLAYLEQAAAATSLPILRKDFLIDSYQIVEARAFGADAVLLIAALLSAEQLHELLTTAQTWGMAALVEVHDEREIQAALAAGAGIIGINNRDLHTFAVNLATAERLAAALPSACVRVAESGISSRREVERLAAAGIDAILIGSHLMRQPDPGRALSAFTGVPRR, from the coding sequence ATGCCGGAGCAATCGTTTCTCAGCCGCATCGTGGCGCACAAGCAGGCCGAAATCCGTGCGGCGCAACAACGCACCCCGCTGGCCGCGCTGGAGACGATCGCCCGGGCACAGGCCGCGCCGCGGGATTTCAGGCGCGCCCTTGCCAGCGGTCCAAACGTCGCGGTCATCGCCGAACTCAAGAAAGCTTCGCCCTCGGCCGGCGTGCTGCGCGCCGATTTCGACGTGACGCAACTGGCACGCAGTTATGCCGCACATGGCGCTGCCGCGCTGTCGGTGTTGACCGACGCAACTTATTTTCAAGGCCACCTTGCCTACTTGGAACAAGCGGCCGCGGCAACCAGCCTGCCCATTTTGCGCAAAGATTTCCTCATCGATTCTTATCAGATCGTGGAAGCGCGCGCCTTTGGGGCGGACGCGGTGCTGCTCATTGCCGCCCTTCTCTCCGCCGAACAACTGCATGAGCTGCTGACCACCGCGCAAACCTGGGGCATGGCCGCGCTGGTCGAAGTGCATGACGAGCGCGAAATCCAGGCCGCGCTCGCCGCCGGCGCCGGCATCATCGGCATCAACAATCGTGACTTGCACACGTTTGCGGTGAATCTTGCCACGGCAGAACGGCTGGCGGCCGCGCTGCCATCCGCGTGCGTGCGCGTGGCGGAATCCGGCATCTCCTCGCGCCGGGAAGTCGAACGTCTGGCAGCCGCCGGCATCGACGCAATTTTGATCGGCAGCCACCTCATGCGCCAGCCTGATCCCGGCCGCGCGCTGTCTGCCTTCACCGGAGTGCCGCGGCGATGA